One part of the Lytechinus pictus isolate F3 Inbred chromosome 3, Lp3.0, whole genome shotgun sequence genome encodes these proteins:
- the LOC135153735 gene encoding uncharacterized protein LOC135153735 encodes MQRQSGQTYVEFAREQEMMFDKWYRSLKVDKDFVHLREVVLLEEFKKSLPFGIKSHLDDHRVTEVSKAAIVADEFEVTHKGSGDRPPFKNYWKKKGKGSFESHNKPSEGKYASKDKDTNKNQACGGTGSTKMSESHSSKICTHCHKSGHLKESCWKLVGMPTKTKKDMGFVKQTSVPSMEFVPSEPNQDVESVSLVFADKVKQVDETFRSFLYDGEVSPCSTGATGRSVVILRDTGAAQSLMVPGDLALPPESSENAKVLIQGIGPNFMSVPLHKVDLKCDLVSGPVTVCVVPELPMEGVDFLLGNDLAGDRVVASPVVSEKPVEVAETELLQEDFPGIFPDCVVTRSQTRRAEKG; translated from the coding sequence ATGCAAAGACAATCAGGCCAGACGTATGTTGAATTTGCTAGGGAACAAGAGATGATGTTCGATAAGTGGTATAGATCACTGAAAGTTGACAAAGACTTTGTTCACCTTAGGGAAGTTGTCCTCCTAGAAGAATTCAAAAAGAGTCTTCCTTTTGGCATTAAATCTCACTTAGATGACCATAGAGTTACTGAAGTCAGTAAAGCAGCCATAGTAGCTGATGAATTTGAGGTCACACATAAGGGTAGTGGAGATAGACCTCCTTTCAAGAATTATtggaaaaagaaaggtaaagggTCATTTGAATCCCACAATAAACCTAGTGAGGGAAAATATGCTAGCAAAGACAAAGACACTAACAAGAATCAGGCTTGTGGGGGCACAGGATCAACCAAAATGTCTGAGAGTCATAGTTCAAAAATTTGTACTCATTGTCATAAATCGGGACATTTGAAAGAATCATGTTGGAAATTGGTTGGAATGCCAACCAAAACTAAGAAAGACATGGGTTTTGTCAAGCAAACAAGTGTTCCCTCGATGGAGTTTGTCCCATCAGAGCCCAATCAAGATGTTGAGAGTGTTTCTCTTGTATTTGCTGATAAAGTCAAGCAGGTTGATGAAACTTTTAGAAGTTTTTTGTATGATGGTGAAGTATCCCCTTGTTCGACTGGTGCTACTGGTAGGTCAGTGGTGATCCTTAGGGATACAGGGGCTGCACAGTCCCTGATGGTGCCAGGGGATTTGGCTCTTCCTCCGGAGAGTTCAGAGAATGCCAAAGTCTTAATTCAAGGTATTGGCCCAAATTTCATGTCGGTTCCTTTGCATAAGGTCGACTTAAAGTGTGACCTAGTTAGTGGTCCTGTGACTGTTTGTGTCGTTCCAGAATTACCCATGGAAGGTGTTGATTTCTTGTTAGGTAACGACTTGGCTGGAGATAGAGTTGTTGCGTCTCCAGTGGTTTCGGAGAAGCCCGTTGAGGTAGCTGAAACTGAATTGTTGCAGGAAGATTTtccagggattttcccggattgTGTTGTTACTAGGTCTCAGACTCGTAGAGCTGAAAAAGGATGA